The window CAAAGTCGTGATGAAGGCCGGACTCGTCGTCGTTGATGAACACACTGGCAGTGATATGCATGGCGTTGCAGAGGAGCAGCCCTTCGTGGATGCCGCTTTCCTTCAGGCACTCCTGCACATGCGAGGTTATGTTGATATATTCGCGACGATGGGTGGTCTCGAACCAGAGTTCTTTGCGGAAGTGTTTCATGCTGTTACCGCTCCGGTGGGTTATCAATCGCAGTAGGAAACATCGTACAGGGTCATTGTCCCGAGTTCGAGGGCGACAAGTTTTCCCCAGGCGGGGTTCTGTGAGTAGACGCAGCCGCCGTCCAGGGTGATGCAATCAGTGTCGAGGCTGTCCCTGATTTCGGCAAGGGGTAATGACGTATGGCCGCAGATAACCCGTCTCCTGTCGGTTCGCTTGTCATATGCCGGCTGACCTCGGCTCCAGAGCATTGCTTCGTGGTCGGCATAGGGATCTGCTGCGTTCCAGTTGATTCCGGCGTGGACCAGGACGAACCGGTCATGCTCCAGGTAGTAGGGGAGGTCGGCAATGAAGTTTCGGTAGAGGAACGGGATCTCGCAGGCATCCTCCACATTGAAGCTTGCAAGCGTCTGCGCCCCGCCGTTCAGCATCCAGAGCCGGAATGAATCCCGGTCCCGGCAGGCATTAAGCAACATCTCCTCGTGGTTGCCCCGCACTGACCTGATGAAATAGCCGGCAGAACGGAGCCGCATGAGGGTGTCCAGTACCTCCTTACTGCGCGGGCCGCGATCGATCAGGTCGCCGAGGAGATATACCCTGTCGGGCCGCCGTACCTGCAGGACCTTAAAGAGGAGATGGTGCAGAGTATGGGCGCAGCCATGTACATCCCCGATGACGAACGATCTTGTGGACATGGTTTCATTCTATCCCAGAGGGGTATCCAAGTAAACAGAGCTGTGCTAGAGTTTGTCGCAACAGGTGACCATGCTCCGCTTTCTCATTTCATTTTTCTCGCTCTACGGCCTGATGCATCTCTACCTCTATCTGCGGGTGCGGCCCCTGCTTGCTCCGGGAATGCGGCGGATTCTGGTGGGCTTGCTGTTTACCGCGATGGTGCTGGCGCCGCTACTCGTCCGGAGGCTGGATCGACTGGACCTGGAGGCATTGGCCATTGGCATTGCCTGGTGCGGCTATTGCTGGATGGGATTTGCCTTTCTCCTGGTTGTCATCCTGGGGTGCATCGACCTCCTGCGGCTCTTGGCCTGGATCTCTGCTTGTTGCGGGTTCGTGGTGCCTTCCCTGCCGGTGTTCTCGGATCGCAACAGGGCCTTGGGAGCGGTGCTGCTTGCTGCTTGCTGTACCCTGTACGGTGGCTACGAGGCGACACATATCCGCTCTGAGCATCTCACGCTCTATAGTGCGAAGCTGCCGGCCGGCAGCACAGGGATCAGGATTGTCCAGCTGTCTGATGTCCATCTCGGCCTGATGGTCGGTGAAAAGCGGCTGCGCAGCATGCTGGCGGTAGTTGCAGCGGCCCGTCCCGATATCCTGGTGGCAACCGGAGATATTGTGGATGGGCAGGTACAGAGACTGAACGGCCTGTCGCAGCAGTTTCTGGCGATTACACCTCGATACGGCAGTTTTGCGGTGATCGGTAACCACGAATACTATGCCGGCCTGCCCCAGTCCCTGGATTTCCTCCGTCGGTGCGGATTCAGGACCTTGCGTAGGGAGACGGTGAACGTGGCAGGCATGCTCACCATCGCCGGGGTGGATGATCCGGCAGGAGCCCGTTGGGCTGAGTCTGCACGGAGCGACGAGCAGGGCTTCCTTGCTGCCGACCCGGACAGACCGTATACCATCCTGCTCAAGCATCGCCCTGTCGTGGCACCGGAAAGTCGTGGCCGATTTGATCTGCAGCTGTCCGGTCATGTGCACAAGGGGCAGATATTTCCCTTCAATGCCCTCACCTATCTCTTCTTCCCGGTGCGCGCCGGGCTGAACCGGCTCTCTGACGGCTCGTCACTTTACGTCAGTCGCGGGACCGGAACCTGGGGGCCGCCGATCCGTTTTCTCGCGCCTCCCGAGGTAACGATTATCGATCTCCTCCCTGCACCCGATCTGAATCCTCCCGCTGATGTCATGTAAACTTCTTTGCTGGCACTGGTTGACCAGACAGCCCTTCTATGTTAGAACAACTCGAAACCTGGAGCGAAACGAGGGATGAGCTTGTGCTAGAGGAAATACGACAGGAACTGGATGAACTGAAGCGGGTGGGGCTCTACCGCTCCATGCGGCAGGTGCAGGGAGCGCAGGGGTGCCGGGTGGTTCTGGATGGCAAAGAGGTGGTCCTGTTCTGTTCCAACAACTACCTGGGGCTGGCCGACCATTCACTGCTCAAGGAAGCGGCCATCAGGGCGGTGGAGCGCTTCGGGACCGGCAGTGGGGCAGCCCGGCTCGTATCCGGCACCATGGAGCTGCACGGAGAACTCGAACGACGCATTGCCGCATTCAAGGGGACGGAGGCGGCACTGGTCTTCAACGCGGGGTATGCGGCCAATGTCGGGATCATTGGCGCCCTGGTCGGCAAGGGTGATGTCATCTTTTCCGATCGGCTCAACCATGCAAGTATCGTCGATGGCGCCATCCTCTCCAGGGCCAGGCTGGTGCGCTACCCCCACAACGATCTTGCTGCCCTGCGCCGCCTGCTGCAGAACACCGACTGCCAGGGGCGCCGTCTCATCGTGACCGACGGCGTCTTCAGCATGGACGGGGATCTGGCACCACTGGCCGGGATCGTGGCGCTGAAAGAGGAGTTCGGCTGCCTGCTCATGGTGGACGATGCCCATGGTTGCGGTGTCCTGGGGGAGCATGGCCGGGGAAGCGCCGAATGGTGCGGTGTCGCAGACGGCGTGGATATCCAGATGGGCACGCTGGGCAAGGCCCTGGGGAGTTTCGGTGCCTATGCCGCGGCAAAGCGGGAGATCATCGAGTATCTGGTCAACCGGGCGAGGAGCTTCATATTCTCCACATCGCTCCCCCCGGCTGTCCTGGCCGCATCCATTGCGGCCCTGGAGATCATCGAATCGGCAGAAGGCGCCCTACTGCGCACACGGCTCGGGCAGAACAGCGACCTGTTGCGCAGCACCCTGCAGGGCGCCGGCTTCGATACCATGGGGAGTGTGACCCAGATCGTGCCGGTGCGCGTCGGCGGCGCAGAGGAGACCATGGCGTTTTCCCGCATGCTCCTGGAGGAAGGGTTTTTCGTCCAGGGGATCCGCCCACCCACGGTGCCTGCTGGCAGCTGCCGGCTCCGCTGCACCCTCATGGCGACCCACAGCGCTGACGAGATCAGCCGTGCCTGTACAGCCATTGTCAGGGTCGGCAGGACGCTCGGGATCATCTGAGGTCCGATCATGCCATTCATCGAAACCGTTGACAGCGCGAGGATTTTCTACGAGGATCAGGGGGGCGGGCCGCCTCTGGTCTTTATCCATGGCTGGAGCATGTCAGGGCGTGCCTGGCGGTTTCAGGCCGAACCATTCGCCGCTGCCGGCTATCGGGTCATTGTTCCCGACCTGCGCGGACATGGGCAGTCGACAGCGCCAGGGGGGCAGGTGACGCTGCAGGGCTGCGGAGATGACCTTGCGACACTGTTCTCGGAGCTGGGTCTGTCCGGGGTGGTGCTGATCGGCTGGTCGCTGGGGGCGCTCGTGTCACTTGCCGCTTTTCCCCGGCTTCGCTCAAGCCTCGAAGGGATGGCCCTTGTTGGTGGTACTCCTCGCTTCACCGCTACTGAAGGGTATCCGCACGGGGTGGCTCCCACAGAGCCCAAGGGGATGGGGATACGTCTCAGGAGGGATTTCCAGAAAACCATGGGGGAGTTTTTCCGGGGGATGTTCGCGAGTGGTGAGCTCTCGCGGCAGCAGGAAAACCGGATAGCGCGGGAGATTGTCATGAGGGGGCGGCAGCCCGATCCGGACGTTGCCCTGTCGACCCTTGCCATTCTTGCCTCGGCAGACCTTCGCGCCGGGCTTGGCGCCATCGACCTGCCGGTAATGCTGCTGCACGGGAGTCTCGATACGGTTTGCCCTGTTGCGGCCGCCCGCTACATGGCGGAACAGATCCCCGGTGCTGGTCTGGAACTGATGGACGGCTGCGGACATGCGCCGTTCATGTCCCATCCCGAAGAGTTCAATCGCCGCCTCGGCGGTTTCCTGGAGCGGGTGCATGGCCGGCATTGACCGACAGCGGGTCCGCAGCTCTTTTCATGCCCATGCCCACGATTACGACCGTCATGCCATGGTCCAGAAGCGGGTGCTCGCGCGTTTCATCAGCCTGCTGCCGGGGAGCGACGAAGCAATCTCCAGGGTCCTGGACATCGGATCAGGTACAGGCGCCCTGCTGCAGGAGTTGTCGCACCGCTACCCGAGCGCCTCTCTGTATGGCC of the Geobacter sp. genome contains:
- a CDS encoding metallophosphoesterase, translated to MLRFLISFFSLYGLMHLYLYLRVRPLLAPGMRRILVGLLFTAMVLAPLLVRRLDRLDLEALAIGIAWCGYCWMGFAFLLVVILGCIDLLRLLAWISACCGFVVPSLPVFSDRNRALGAVLLAACCTLYGGYEATHIRSEHLTLYSAKLPAGSTGIRIVQLSDVHLGLMVGEKRLRSMLAVVAAARPDILVATGDIVDGQVQRLNGLSQQFLAITPRYGSFAVIGNHEYYAGLPQSLDFLRRCGFRTLRRETVNVAGMLTIAGVDDPAGARWAESARSDEQGFLAADPDRPYTILLKHRPVVAPESRGRFDLQLSGHVHKGQIFPFNALTYLFFPVRAGLNRLSDGSSLYVSRGTGTWGPPIRFLAPPEVTIIDLLPAPDLNPPADVM
- a CDS encoding serine/threonine protein phosphatase, giving the protein MSTRSFVIGDVHGCAHTLHHLLFKVLQVRRPDRVYLLGDLIDRGPRSKEVLDTLMRLRSAGYFIRSVRGNHEEMLLNACRDRDSFRLWMLNGGAQTLASFNVEDACEIPFLYRNFIADLPYYLEHDRFVLVHAGINWNAADPYADHEAMLWSRGQPAYDKRTDRRRVICGHTSLPLAEIRDSLDTDCITLDGGCVYSQNPAWGKLVALELGTMTLYDVSYCD
- a CDS encoding alpha/beta fold hydrolase; translation: MPFIETVDSARIFYEDQGGGPPLVFIHGWSMSGRAWRFQAEPFAAAGYRVIVPDLRGHGQSTAPGGQVTLQGCGDDLATLFSELGLSGVVLIGWSLGALVSLAAFPRLRSSLEGMALVGGTPRFTATEGYPHGVAPTEPKGMGIRLRRDFQKTMGEFFRGMFASGELSRQQENRIAREIVMRGRQPDPDVALSTLAILASADLRAGLGAIDLPVMLLHGSLDTVCPVAAARYMAEQIPGAGLELMDGCGHAPFMSHPEEFNRRLGGFLERVHGRH
- the bioF gene encoding 8-amino-7-oxononanoate synthase, which translates into the protein MLEQLETWSETRDELVLEEIRQELDELKRVGLYRSMRQVQGAQGCRVVLDGKEVVLFCSNNYLGLADHSLLKEAAIRAVERFGTGSGAARLVSGTMELHGELERRIAAFKGTEAALVFNAGYAANVGIIGALVGKGDVIFSDRLNHASIVDGAILSRARLVRYPHNDLAALRRLLQNTDCQGRRLIVTDGVFSMDGDLAPLAGIVALKEEFGCLLMVDDAHGCGVLGEHGRGSAEWCGVADGVDIQMGTLGKALGSFGAYAAAKREIIEYLVNRARSFIFSTSLPPAVLAASIAALEIIESAEGALLRTRLGQNSDLLRSTLQGAGFDTMGSVTQIVPVRVGGAEETMAFSRMLLEEGFFVQGIRPPTVPAGSCRLRCTLMATHSADEISRACTAIVRVGRTLGII
- a CDS encoding YjbQ family protein, encoding MKHFRKELWFETTHRREYINITSHVQECLKESGIHEGLLLCNAMHITASVFINDDESGLHHDFEVWLERLAPEHPHSQYRHNGFEDNADAHLKRSIMGREVVIAITGGALELGPWEQVF